ctggggagcctgtcccagtgcccaacctCTGGGTGAAGAACACCCCtagcacccagcctgaccctcccctgtcccagctccatgccatcccctcgggtcctgtcgctgtccccagagagcagagctcagcgcctgcccctctgctccctgtgagggagctgcaggccgccatgaggcctcccctgggcctgctctgctctgggctgagcaaaccaagggacctcagccacccCTCACAGGTCTTGCTCTTgaggcccttcaccatctctgtagccctcctttggacactctccagTATTTTACGCCCCTCACACTGTGGTGCCCAAACCTGCACgcagtgctcgaggtgaggccgcaccaggcagagcagagcaggacgaGCCCTCCCTGACCGGTGCAGTGCTGGCCTCggtgcaccccaggacacggtcggccctcctggctgccagggcatgctgctggctcaggcacaacttgctgtcaaccacaacctCCAGATGCCTCTTTGCAGaactgctctccagcctctcgtCCCCCAGTCTGTCcatacagccagggttgccccttcccaggtgcagaatttGGCACTCAATCTTGTTGAATCTCATGAAGTGGGTgggtgattgcccagccctccaGTCTCTCAACATCTCCGCAAGGCCCCTCTACCCACGAGAGAGTCAACAGATCCTCCCAGTTCAGTGTCACTTGTGTTGTTACACATTTGATTATTAACCGAGATGCAAGAGGAAGTACAGCTGCATAGTATGGAGAGAAGGACGGGAAAGGGAGGAGTCACTACACAGCCAGGGGTTCTAACACCACATCCACCTAGAATCATAATGGTTGgaaaaagccctccaagatcatctggtccaaccatccccctgccaccaatgtcacccactaagccatgtccccaagcaccacgtccagcctttccttgaacacccccagggacggtgactccgccacctccctgggcaacccgtcccaacgcctgactgctctttctgagaagaaatgtctcctcatttccaacctgaacctcccctggtgcaacttgaggccattccctcttgtcccaTCACCAGTTACCTGTAAGAGGCCaactcccagctccccacaacttcttTTTGTGCTTAAGGCCCAGCTTCTGACATCCAGCTCCGCTGATGTGACGGGTCTGAAATTACACTTGGCCCTCAGAGGCACACAAAACACTGACTTTGTACAGTTACAAAGCAATTTTAAGTACCGAATGAATGCCAGCGTGTTCTGTTACAAAGTCAGATGAACAGGGATGCACAACACCTAATTTTAGGTATCTAAACTGAGGCATTTAAATTGCACTGACCATCAAGATTTTATCTATGAGCAATGGAGACAGACAATTCCAGAGGAGGATTCCAGTTATTACAGCACCTGAGATAAGTTCCTATTTCTGTCTTTGATTTAAAGAGAAGCAAGTGTTCAGCCAACACACCAGAGGCATCAATATTTCAGTGAACTATGTTCCTGGAAACAGATGCCTTAGCAGCactgaaagccttgctgaagtcaaggtaaaTGTCATCCACTGCTCTGCCCTGATGAAACCTGACCATCTTACCACAGAAAGCAACCACACTTTTCAGGCACAAAATCCTAGTAAATCCATGCCAACTGTTCCCCATCCCTATCTTCTTCATCTGCCAAAAATGTCTTCTACAAGGAGCCATTCCATGTTTTTTCCTGGGGACTGAAGTGAGGCTGGCTGGCATGGGTCATCTGTTGGACCTTTTTTgatgaaggcagaaaatgtgATCTGGTCATGAACGCTCTCCCCTTGTCAACgtgacttttcaaatatggtAGCAAGCAGCTTTGCCACATCAGCCACTTCTCTCAACACTCTGGGCTTCGGCCTCTCATGGATTTGCACAGTCAAGATCCAACGAGCAGATGCCATACAAAGCCTCATGGCTTCCACTGTGTGTCAGCATAGACAGAAGTGCTGAGAAGGCTCCAAATCTTCAGTGTCTCCTCCTCATGTAAATGATCTTGCTAAGCACTGATCATGAGCTAATACTCCAAGGGATACCCTGTGGGATGGTAGGAGCTGGGGGCTGACTGGGAGCCCACCCAGCTCGCCAAGCATCAAGGATAGCATGCCCAGCGGTGAAGAGCACCAGAGAACGCATACAGGCTTCTTGGTTATGAGTTCTTGCAGGTGCTGgaaccagcagctcctgcttgaGGTACATCAGGTGAGAGAGAGGAAGGCTGGGGTGTCCAACCAGATGAGGATCTTCCAGTCCTTGTCTCCCAAAACATCAACTTTTAATGACTCCATCCTTACCTCCTGTTTTACCCTAGTTTGAGACTGGCAAGCAGCTGTTTTCCACACTGTCCTGGTAGCTGGCCTCAGCCTGAGGAACAAGGAGGTCCTGGTGGATCTCCAAAAGGCTGGTTGAGAAGTCATGGCCCAGAGCATGTGATCTATCACCCACATGGGAGATCTCCTCTATGCGTCCTTGGGCTGTTGGAGTGGAACGCTTTGTGCAATAAGGGTGCAAACAATACgtaacaattaaaaatacattttatatatgtatacctATCACTGATCAGAGATGATCTAATACTTTTTACCAGGTAGGCATCTCAAAAACCAGGCATGGAGTAGATGTACTCacatacatacatgtgtatGGGGTTTTATGTGTAACACCGGATATTTAAGATATCGTACAAACCCAGAACTACTTTGATTTCATTGTCAAGATAACACATCACCCACATTTAGCACAAGAGGGAAATAAGACTCGGAAGAACTTTTCTGAGAGGTGCAAACAACCCCCAAGGTCCCCAAGGTAAGAGCCACACTGCATTTGTAGAGAGGAAGCTTCATTGCACGGACACAACACGCTGTTAGCACTGCGGTATCTTGCAGTGGGTGGTCAGTCCCGCTCACTGAGTCCCACATTCTGCCTTCTTCAGTGGGACAGGCGAGGTGGTGATGATCAGTTCTCCTGCGATAACCATGCCAGGACATGCTCCATGTCATGCAAAGTCTTTTTTGGTAGGGTGGTGACAGTCTTATCCCTCCCTGTTCTATGGAGAGGtgtctgctccctccctgcgGTGATCCTGGGGCCCACGTACCAGCTCTACATGTGCCAGTTGGCCCAGCGCACCCATGCTTGAGACCTGGCACCGAGTCTGTGACCTAGAACAGCCACCTGGGCCCCACCTCATAGGTACACAGGGGATCACGGGTGGCTCTGATGTCCCCTAGGGGTGCTGGAGCTCTGGCATCCACGGGACTTGGGGTACTGTGAATTCCCTGTAGTCCTGTGGGATCTCTCACCAGAGGGGGAGAGGTGTCAGGGTTTCCCTGGGGGAGATCTGGGAGCCCTGGGGGTCTGGTATGGGGATGCCCCCAGGAGATGTCAGGGTTCCCAGTCCCTCACAAGCACCGCAGAAGCGTGCAGAGGGACCTCGGAGATGTGGGGCACGCCAGCCAGTCCCTCACTCGTGTGGCAGGGGTACCAGGGAGCTCCCAGGGATGTTTTGGGCATTCCCAGTGGGCACTCACCACGGGGGCAGCGGGCTCAGATTTATCCTGGGAGCACGACCTGTGCGCGCGGGGGCCGAGGGAAgcctctctctctgcagagctgtcagGACTGgccaggctgagctgcagcaggttgGTGCAGGCAAAGGTTCTCTTCAGGCCGTAGCAGTTTTGGGGAGTGCTGTTCCTGGGGAACTCTGCGATGGGGGGACTGACACATGGGGCAGCGACCCCCATGACCATGGGAAGGAACCCCCCGAGACCCTCCCAATCTCTCCATGACCCCCACCGGCCCCTATTGCCACCAATAACCCTTCGTCACCCCCGTTACCTCCCAAGTCTCCCCCTTAACCCTTTATTTTCCTggtgtccccagcagcccctgctgaccccacagccctgctggtgaCCCTCTAGTTCCCCATGGTGACCcgcagggctcctgctgcccctcgcCACCTTCCCTGACCCCAGTGCCCCCCCAGCCACTCCCCAGTCCCCGTCCCCACATGTCCCACCCTGAGCTGCCTTTTACCCCGGGGAGGAGATGGCCGCGTGCCTGGCCAGGGCCTGGGGGGGCACCGGGCccagcaggggacaggggacagggggctgtgcctggctgccCAGCGAGGGCTCCATGGCCTCCAGGAGCTCCTTGGACTGCAGGAGGGTTTTCACCCCCGCGTTGGCCATGGCTCTGCGGGTGCGGGGAGCAGCGTGCTTGTGCAGGTGCCGTCCCTACCGGGGGGTTACAGGGGTCTGGCAGCCCCCCGGGGATTCCTGCTCGCAGCCGTGACATCACAAGCATCGGCGGTTCCATAAGGTCACAGTGCCCCTCACCTTTGGTGCCTCCAGTTACGCTTTGAGTTGCTGTTTTAGTCATTTCTAGCCCCAAAGTAGCCACCAAAATATCTGTGGGTTTAGCACTAGAGTGGAGGGCAGTATTCCCCCGTGCAAAGTGCCACGGGTGTGAGGGGCCAGTGAGAGCAGGACGACTCTGAGTCAAGAGGCGCTGAAGACAGAGATAAGTGCTAAAGGATAAAGAATTCCAAATAAAGAATTTAATAAGAATAAAGAATTTTGACTCAGCACTTCCAAACCTCACCTCCCTACATCCCTTAAAACAAACTAACAGACGGACCTTTGGGGAGGACTCACGAacctctgctctcctccccagctggATTCTTTGCTCGGGAAGAGGCAGTTTTGGGCAGGCTAAAGTCTCATCATGCTGATTCGcaggctgggacaggggaggccAGTGGGGCGCTAGGAAACTGGGCCACTTCTGCTACCCTCTGCTGGCTGGCACGGGGGAAGCCACGCAGGTGGAAGCTTAACTCTGTCTCTCTTAAAAGCAGTTGGTAGCAAAGGGTGTCCCCTGGAAGAGGACAGCTGTTGTGTGCGGGTGTGCAGGAGCCTGCCAAGTCACCCTGCCTTTGGGCGGACTGTTACACAGTTCCTGGAaccctgcagcatctctgctggTACTGCAAGGCCCACGTTGTCCTACCGTCAGATCGCGtcagaaacaaaaaaggtgGGGGAGGAAATCACAAAGGCTTAGCCATAAAActcactgaaagcaaaagaaactcCCACGTGAGCAGCAACTGGAACAGTTTGGACTAAGGAGGAAGTTAACAACAGAAAAGATGAGGCAATGCAGGATAAAGACTTttatagaagagaaaaagcagctggcTGCAGTTCTCGCCGTGTTTGCTCAAAGAGGAAATCGCTTTTCAGCCATCAGTGGTGCCCAGCGGGTTCGTCTTTCAGGGGTGGAATAACTTCTCCCGTCTCTAAAATTCTGTCCCCCTAAAGGGATGAGAGAGCACGGTGAGCATTTTCTCTTACAGCAATCTATCCCTTTACACAGTTCAGTTTTTCACTTCAGCTGTGACTGTCCCCACTTCCagacaaaaaaatcttacttcaGTTTACCCAGAACGCTCTCATTCACTCAACATTTCCCAGGGCGCAGGCTAAACATCATAGCCAAGTTGTCCTAAATCTGTACTTGCTTTACCCCTTTCTTTTCATGCCAcggaaatacagaaaagcatttaaaaagaacGTTGTTTGTAAAATTTGCACCAGATTTATAGCACTGCATAGCCACCTTCAACACAGCACCACCACAGTGAGTCTCCAAAGCAGTCTTCAAACTCAAGGCCTGTGGCACACGAAGAACCGCGTAATCCctcaaacaaaaatcaatgcaatGCCTGACTTTTGTTTGTTAGAGCTTCAGGCACTGCCTCGGCCTGCTGAACGGACCTTACTCGAGTGGTTGTGCTGATGTCAGAGACCCGCAGCTTGACCGTACGTTGCTGTGTAGTTGTTAGGGGTGgaactttcaaaattattttttatttttagatgaagCAGAAATAGCAGAGCCAAACTTAGATGAGAATATTTGCCCACCAACTTGCTGCACTGATCAACGAGTAACAGCTCGGAGAAGCCCAAGAACAACTAAAGACCAAACCATCTGACTGACACTGGTTAAAGCGAGAACCGAAGAGGAAAGCTTCAGGCTGCGGTGAGCCCTAAGGGTCTGCGTGCTCCAGGTGCAGACCCCATAAGGGGGCATTTGTGTTTCCTGCCCAGGATGGGCAGCGCTGCCAGCCAGGTACTTGAAAGTCTGCAGTTACAAAAGGGAAATGCCATGAAACAGGAGCTGTCTGCTCTAAGAACGAGACAAAAACTGTTCAAAAATACCGTAAGCCTAGCGCAGCGCTGCTTCAGGACAACCTGCCTCGTGTGCATCCTTCCAGAAATTCTCTTTGCAGCTCCTGCACAAACCTGTGCTTCTCCTCAAgccttcctttctctgcctctATTTTACACAGCTGGAAGGTAACACAAGCAGTCCAGGGGCTTACCGGGAATATTGCTGGGTTCGATGAAACGACACCGTACGGCGTTCTCTGAAAGCGTgaagggggggagagaaaaacgAGCGTCACCCAGATGAAACATAAGAGATCTTCTAAAGAGAACACAGCCCTTCTAACACACAAACTACTGAGTACCAGGCTCATTAATCTGGGTGCCTTCCACTAGTTAGTGAAACACCTGAAGCTGATAGAAGCTTCCTccggtgcccgcagcccccctcccACCTTCGCAGGCAGCGCAGGGTCGCCCCCTCCTCCCGGCCCCGTGTCCCCAGAGgtcgcagccccccccccccccccggctccccgtGCACCCACCATGACGTGGTACTTCACGTAGTAGTGGACGAGCCAGGCGGGGATCAGCACCTGCACCAGGAGGAAGCCGCCGGTCTGGTAGGTCCTGAACACCTGCGGGGCACGGAGCGGGTCAGGGCCGGGGCTCGGGGCCCAGCTCGGGGCTCAGGGCCCggtgccgcccccccccccccccccccgctgccgccAGAGGCCGCCGGGCTGCAGGAAGCGCTCCCAGAAGGCGGCCACGGGCCCCAGCTGCCGCCGCGGCACGACGGGCTCCCGCTCGCTCAGCTCCTGGTCCCGCAGCCAGCGCCGCCGCAGGACGcggagctgctgcagccgcAGCTTCTCGTCCGCGCTGGAGCCGCCCATGGCGaggccccgctcccggccccgctcccggcggGCACCGTGTCCTTGGCGACGGCGCGCGGCGATGGCGTCCCCGGGGCGCGCGGCGCTGACGCCATcgggcggcggccggggcgggcCGGTGCCGCCGTCCCCACGGGCCCGGATAGCTCAGCGGGGAGAGCATCAGGCTTTTAATCGGAGGCTCGCGGGTTCGAGGCCCCGTTCAGGCGGCGGCGCGGCTCTTTCTCGGCGCTTCCTCTTTGCGCGGCTGCTTCGCTTCGCTTCACGCCCGGACACCGCTGCCAGGGCCATGGCGGAGCCGGAGCTGGGGCTCCGCTTCCAACGGCGCTTCTTGGCGGCCCGGCAGCTGCGAGCCTTCCCCTGGCCGGTGAGGGCGCGGGGCCGAGGGGGGAGCgagggcccggcccggccccgctcagGCTTCCTCTCcttgtgctgcaggagctcGAGCAGAGGCTGAGGAGCGCCCCGGATTCCTCCCTGCTGGCCGACATCCTGCACCAGGTGAGCGCCGGGCCCCCCTCGCTGGCGGTCAGCGGGATAAGGCTGCGGGAGCTGGGAGGGCACCGGGGGTCGGGGCTGAGGTGCTTCATCGGCAAAGTCAAACCTTACCACGTTTACATAGGCATAAGCGTAGGACTTTACGTTATTTAGCCAGCTTCATCTGTGAGAAAACGCTGCCTTGTTTCTCAGAGCGAGGCCAAGAGGAGCGGGGAGGACGCGCCAGGAGGTAGGTGAGGAGCTGAGGCTGCCCCCGGCTGCGTGCCCAGCCCGCCGCGCTGCGCGGGCCTGGCCTGAGGCAGGGCGCTGGGAACGGCGCGGCCTGAGCACGCACAGGAACCGGCTCCCAGCGCAGCGAGGAAGGCTTCCAGTGACCACCAGAGACCCCCAGAAAACCCCGAGTGAAAACAAGCGCGTGTGtgtcagaaacatttctgtattttaatgagtTACAGGAAATAGCACGAATGCATAACTCTGTATACGTATGTGATATATATGTTCGTATACGTGTGAAGTACACATATCGTATATACCCTGATATGTGTATTTTGATTGTATATAACCCCCATTGCTTGAACAATTCAGCATGCACACGAGGTGGATTGATCCCCTGCACGTCCTTCTCCCCAGTTAAGGAATGCCTGCTTTCTGAAACTCCAAACTGAGTCTTAGAGAGTTTCTTCGGCCGACTCTTACAGTAACGCTTGTGCCAGCCTTCCTTCAGACCCAGCAGAACAGGTCACTTCCTTTCGCTCCTATTACTTAGCTGTTCTTTATTAGCATCAAAATTAAAGCTCAGTGCACCTGGCACCCTAATGCCAGGAGCAAACCTGCCAAGCTGATTTCACATCCCTCTGCCCTGGTTGTTAGGAAAGAAGCAGGTGAGCCAAGCCACCCTGGGCATCCCTAAACCCTTACCATGTCCTGTCTGCATGCTGACAGGAAATCACAAATGAGGCggcaaagcaaaagaaagaaaaaataaaaaggagagcTGGTCGGACTCTTTTCTCTCAattttgctattaattttttgaaaagtgaaaaatacatttgttgcCACAGATCTGAACCCAACAAACTGTCCAGAAATCaccaaatttctttttctggctcAGCATCAATTCTTCTAGCTTCAGACTCAAATCACTGTGCATTTTGTGCCCTTCCTAAGATCTTCAGTTGGTAATGGGCTTCAactgcagttttttgttttgttttgttttttaataattttagaCTGTTCTCCACCCTCTGTGTGTAAAGTATCCCCCTTCCATCAAGTACAGAAGATGCTTTCTAACTGAACTCATCAAAAAGGTAACGCTTACTTTCCATGTTGCTTGTAACTCTTTGGTTCATCTTGGGATGGGTCTTCTTGAAAACATACCACTGCAGGCCAAGCTGAATTATTCTTAATAATATAAAGCAGCATTTAGTGTAAAATGTTACGGCCAACAGTGTATTGATGTGGTATTTAACGTGTGGGTTCTCTGTTCCATGACTAACAATTTGATAACTGAAGctgtccttttctctttcacacaGCACGAATCCACAACAGCTGACCCCCTGGATGAATTGTACGATACACTGGCagatattttaaaggaagaagaatcTACTTGCTGTTACAAAAACTACTTACTGGTAAAAACTAATAATACGGCTTTGTTATAAATCACTTTGAATCATCTAAACTAAGCAATAAGTGGCTTTAAATGTCATATCCAGAAACCCAGAGtgctgctgacttttttttctaggcGGTAATATTGACTGGTAACTGCAAAATCAGTTGTCTGTGCTGatccctctttctcctcctgtgCACGTCCTCCAGCCTACTGGAGAATCCGTTACTCTTTCTGAGAGCGAGGCGATTATCTCTCAAGGAACCACAGGGCTTGTCACGTGGGATGCTGCTCTTCATCTTGCTGAATGGGCCATGGAGAACCCCCCAGTTTTCAGTAACAGGTAAAAACAGCATCACAGACAGAAAGATGGGGAAAGAAGCCAAGGTGTTTTCATTCATACCGTGAGTTATATGTACAACTATAACTTTATAATGCACGATATTTACCCCCAGAATAACTGAAGTATTTGAGTTGGGCTACcagctgttgcttttttctgttgGCAAGTTGAACTTTAATTCATGAGATGACTTCATGGTTTAAGATGAGCTTCAAGATGAAAACCGTTACACCACGTAGTCTGGCCTGCTCTGTATGTTTGCTGTTGAATTTTACCTACCTTGCTGCCTAGCCAGTGACTTTAATTAGTGCGCTTCCCTCTttgatgggattcatcccatCTAACTTCAGGTGTTTGTAGTGCAGATGTGCGCCGCCAATCTCATCACCTAGACTTTGTTTATAACCAATGGAGGTGAACAAGAACGTTTGGGGAAAGGTTCAGCTAAGCTAAATTTAAGTATCTACCTCACAAGAAAGGAACTCGGCTCCAGTGTCTCTCCACTACGAGAAGAACTGTAAAACCAGTTTAAATGGAGACAACCATGCTGCAAAAGTCAAGGAACATGTGAAATGTATCGTGCCCCAGTGACGGAAGTACTTTGTACCATATGGAAAAGCAGAAGTACTTCAAGTGATGCATTTCTATATAACTGCATCTTGTTTTCCACCTTTaccagttattttaaataaacgTTATAGATGGCTTActcaaaaaatactgaaataacgTGTAGTTGACTTCACTGTTAGATATAATTGGAATGTTTTGATGTTGTAACTCAGAGAGTCCTAATCAATACTTACTTTACTCCATTAACCTTCAGGACAGTCTTGGAATTAGGAAGTGGGATTGGCTTCACCGGACTGGCAATCTGCAAAACTTGCAACCCCAAGGCGTATATCTTTAGTGATTACCACCATTGTGTTCTCAAACAGCTGAGGGAAAACATCCGTTTGAATGGCTTTGCCGTGGAGCCGGAAACTACTGATCTTACCCAAACAAAATCTGaagggcaggaggcagaagggaTGAACTACCACCAGCCAAAACTAATTGTTGCAGAGCTTGACTGGGGCTCAgttacagaaaaacaactgaTGGATCTGCAACCAGACGTCATCATTGCAGCAGGTACTTCTCACTTCTGGAGCTGTGACTACACAATTTTACTCCCCAGCTTAGGGATTTTGTGAAGCAAAAATCACCTAAGAATTCAGGTAAAGAAATGGTAAAATGTAATTGTCATTTTGATTACAAGTCTTTGTAAGGCATCACGTGTGATACTTTAGATACGTGAGTTCTATAAAATGAAGTCACTGCATGTATGTTAACTTAAACCCAGCCATACTGGTGACAGAGTGCACAAAACAGCCTGATTTAGACTCATGAAGGTGAGGCGATTCAAAACAGAGGGTGAATTACGTATATCTGCTATTTGCTGGTAGTCCAGGACGTGTTTCTGCTATCTTGCACCATGCGTTAACTGGTACACGTGTCTGAACGTTACTGCGTAGTAAACAGCCACCTACTAAGTATCAGTTCTGAACACAACTGACAACTTCCAAACTCAGAGTGCTAAGAAGTAAGGCTGGTTTCCTGCAGCCCTGAATGGTCAGGTTTTCCACCTTTCATCAGTATTTCTACTTGAGGGAAATTACTCAGAATAAAAAGTGTTGCAGCTGAAATCAAGACTTTTCCACTCAGCCTCTGAAACTTCTAACAATGTGTTTTTGTCCTGCTAAAGACAGTCGTAACAGTACCAATGCTCAACTTTTTTGCTGTGTCCCTGAACACAGGCTTAAACACAGGATCTGACAATCCATTACAAGAAGGAGCAATGATCTTTGGTGATTTTGCACCAATAATGGcacttaaaatactgttttctaaaACTCTCTCCTTGGAAACTTGTAATCCCTTGATAGAGGTATTCTtccttaaataaatactttatagctttatttctgcttcctgctcAATTCTTAATAAATATTGAACACTGCCCTTTTTTTGCAGATGTGGTATATGATCCAGAGATAACTTTAAGCCTTATTGGTATGCTACAAAAACTCTCACCTTTGAGAGCAGATGGAAAACCTCCTGAGGTCTATATTGCTTTCACAATCCGTAACCCAGACACGTATCATCTGTTCCAGGCCGAACTAGGTAGGTACCTTTTTCATCAACTATATCGATAATTTTGGCTTCTTTCCTAATTACTTATCTGTAGTAGAGATGAAggtttgttgttggttttttttttttttgcaatgggTACCTACCAATAACAGGATTCTTGTATCCAAGAGCAGTCTGTCCAAGAGCAATAACCCTTCCAAATGGATTTGGTCAGGAAATTAGGCTTTAGCTTCTTGCTACATCCTATCACTACTCACAGTTGTTAAGAGCATCAACTTGAGATGAATTGCAAGTTTGGTGGCAATATGGAAAATTGTAAAGGTTAAGcttgaaggaggaaaaacatctgTGCTGCACTGTCATTGTGATAATGTTTCAGATGCAGCCTGAAAACTCTTTTATCTTAACTGTTCTTTGAGGGTTAAAAAAAGCTAgaactttaaataaaaggggaaaggattttttttttcacatgcttcAGAAGTCCATCTTCTGCAGCCTACTAGCTGTACAGCTGGTCTATAGCCATTGGCTAACGAAATGCTGAATGCATAGCACCAGCGTACctgttaactttaaaaaatacaggctCAAGCATGTGCCTGTAGCTTGCTTTACCAGCACGCTAAGATCTTGCAGAACTTCACATGCAATTTTTGCTCTTCACTTTACTTCGCATAAACATGATTCCCAATGTTTCTCTTTGCAGATAAAGTTGAGATTGGATGGCAGATTATTCCAGCCCACAgcaacagtatttttctctatGATACTCAGTCAAATGTAACTATTCTGCAGCTATTTATATAGATTTGGTAGATACAACACAAGTCTTTTCAGACCAGCAAGTGCTATCTCATCCTTGCAACAAGACTACTTTGAATTCTAGAATCATAAAAGAGAGGCACGCACCGAGGATACACTTCTATGCACAGACTGCTGCCAAAGTGAGCtacatttccttctgcagttgCCACCATGCATGCGAGAAGGGAGATGCCTCTTAGAAGTATCCATGTATCCCAAgctgtacaaataaaaaaagcccTAATCATAATGCACTTTGATTCTGGATCGGAGCTCAACAATTTGTTCAAACACATTTTGATTTGTAAATAGCACAGACCCATCTGTGTTACACAGAGCCATGATCTGTGATCACAGGATGAGTATCTCATACTGACAAGGGAGCAGAACAATGTTTTATAGTAATAAAAGTTTTTTAATACTAAAGCCagttgtaacttttttttttactgcatttacaTGCTAGCTATGTGGGTCATCTTAAAGCAGTGTGATACCTACAGTAATTGCAGCTACTGTCGGGCTTATGtgatgctgcaggaggagggaatCGATTCCACTGTAGCTCAGGTGCATCTTTACTCTGCGGTGATGATGGAAGTCAGTACTTGATGTACATTTCTCTCACATAGGGCCCATCACTTTTATAGTTAGTTATGAAGAAGTCAACCCCTCAGACTGGTTAGAAGGCACAAAAAGAATCACTGTAGTGGTACTCTTTTAAGTACACTGCAAGGATGAAGAATTTAGCTCACCTTTGAAACTTCTCATAATCCATTAAGCATCTTGCCACTGGACAGTATCAGCCCCGAAGCAGAATCAAATGTGTTGCTTTCTCTTGACTTCTG
This Oxyura jamaicensis isolate SHBP4307 breed ruddy duck chromosome 14, BPBGC_Ojam_1.0, whole genome shotgun sequence DNA region includes the following protein-coding sequences:
- the NDUFB6 gene encoding NADH dehydrogenase [ubiquinone] 1 beta subcomplex subunit 6; amino-acid sequence: MGGSSADEKLRLQQLRVLRRRWLRDQELSEREPVVPRRQLGPVAAFWERFLQPGGLWRQRVFRTYQTGGFLLVQVLIPAWLVHYYVKYHVMRTPYGVVSSNPAIFPGDRILETGEVIPPLKDEPAGHH
- the EEF2KMT gene encoding protein-lysine N-methyltransferase EEF2KMT codes for the protein MAEPELGLRFQRRFLAARQLRAFPWPELEQRLRSAPDSSLLADILHQTVLHPLCVKYPPSIKYRRCFLTELIKKHESTTADPLDELYDTLADILKEEESTCCYKNYLLPTGESVTLSESEAIISQGTTGLVTWDAALHLAEWAMENPPVFSNRTVLELGSGIGFTGLAICKTCNPKAYIFSDYHHCVLKQLRENIRLNGFAVEPETTDLTQTKSEGQEAEGMNYHQPKLIVAELDWGSVTEKQLMDLQPDVIIAADVVYDPEITLSLIGMLQKLSPLRADGKPPEVYIAFTIRNPDTYHLFQAELDKVEIGWQIIPAHSNSIFLYDTQSNVTILQLFI